Proteins encoded by one window of Vidua chalybeata isolate OUT-0048 chromosome 8, bVidCha1 merged haplotype, whole genome shotgun sequence:
- the SLC18A3 gene encoding vesicular acetylcholine transporter, which produces MSEAGGAGRARAAVERLSEAVGERRRRLGTAMGEARRQRRLLLMVVCVALLLDNMLYMVIVPIIPDYIAAMRGGGGTAGPSAPAGGNGSGGGNRSLLPARYPPASGSNEDVQIGVLFASKAMLQLLVNPLSGTLIDRVGYEAPLLAGLAVLFLSTATFAFAENYATLFAARSLQGLGSAFADTAGIALIADRYAEEPARSRALGTALACISFGSLAAPPFGGVLYEFAGKRVPFLVLACVCLLDGLLLLVLAPPGGTGARANMPVGTPIHRLMIDPYIAVVAGALATCNIPLAFLEPTIANWMKDSMGASEWEVGLTWLPAFFPHVLGVYVTVQLAAAYPHLQWFYGALGMAIIGASSCLVPACRNFGQVIIPLCGICFGIALVDTALLPTLAFLVDVRHVSVYGSVYAIADISYCVAYALGPIVAGQIVHTMGFAQLNLGMGLANVLYAPVLLFLKNVCQMKPSHSERNILLEEGPKGLYDTIKMEERKGMGKSLQPAGEMDENSMGSYHRDLKGVSEEDSSDYEYS; this is translated from the coding sequence ATGTCGGAggcggggggcgcgggccgggcgcgggCCGCCGTGGAGCGGCTCTCGGAGGCGGTgggcgagcggcggcggcggctgggCACCGCCATGGGGGAGGCacggcggcagcggcggctgcTGCTGATGGTGGTGTGCGTGGCGCTGCTGCTGGACAACATGCTCTACATGGTCATCGTGCCCATCATCCCCGACTACATCGCGGCCATGCGCGGCGGCGGGGGCACCGCCGGCCCGTCCGCGCCCGCGGGGGGCAacgggagcggcggcggcaaCCGGAGCCTTCTGCCTGCGCGGTACCCGCCGGCCTCGGGGAGCAACGAGGACGTGCAGATCGGGGTGCTGTTCGCCTCCAAAGccatgctgcagctgctggtgaaCCCCCTCAGCGGCACCCTCATCGACCGCGTGGGCTACGAGGCGCCGCTGCTGGCCGGGCTGGCCGTCCTGTTCCTCTCCACCGCCACCTTCGCCTTCGCCGAGAACTACGCGACGTTGTTCGCGGCGCGCAGtctgcaggggctgggctctgcctttgCGGACACCGCCGGCATCGCCCTCATCGCTGACCGCTACGCCGAGGAGCCGGCGCGGAGCCGCGCCCTGGGCACGGCGCTGGCCTGCATCTCCTTCGGCAGCCTGGCCGCCCCCCCCTTCGGCGGCGTCCTCTACGAGTTCGCGGGCAAGCGGGTGCCCTTCCTGGTGCTGGCCTGCGTCTGCCTCCTCGacgggctgctgctgctggtcctgGCGCCGCCCGGTGGCACCGGGGCACGGGCCAACATGCCTGTCGGCACCCCCATACACCGCCTCATGATTGACCCCTACATTGCCGTGGTGGCAGGGGCTCTGGCCACCTGCAACATCCCGCTGGCCTTCCTGGAGCCCACCATCGCCAACTGGATGAAGGATTCCATGGGGGCCAGCGAATGGGAGGTGGGCCTCACCTGGCTGCCCGCCTTCTTCCCCCACGTGCTGGGCGTCTACGTCACTGTCCAACTGGCTGCTGCGTACCCACACCTGCAGTGGTTTTACGGGGCCCTGGGCATGGCCATCATCGGTGCCAGCTCCTGCTTGGTGCCCGCCTGCAGGAATTTCGGGCAGGTCATCATTCCCCTCTGTGGCATCTGCTTCGGCATCGCCCTGgtggacacagccctgctgcccaccctggcTTTCCTTGTGGACGTGCGTCACGTCTCTGTCTATGGCAGCGTCTACGCCATTGCAGACATCTCCTACTGTGTGGCATATGCTCTGGGGCCCATCGTGGCCGGCCAGATTGTGCACACCATGGGCTTTGCACAGCTCAACCTGGGCATGGGGCTAGCCAACGTGCTTTACGCCCCTGTCCTTCTCTTCCTCAAAAATGTTTGCCAAATGAAACCCTCTCACTCGGAGAGGAACATCCTCCTTGAAGAAGGACCTAAGGGACTCTATGACACCATCAAAATGGAGGAACGCAAAGGCATGGGCAAAAGCCTCCAGCCAGCGGGCGAGATGGATGAGAACAGCATGGGCTCTTACCACAGAGACCTGAAAGGGGTGTCTGAGGAGGACTCATCTGACTATGAGTACAGTTAG
- the CHAT gene encoding choline O-acetyltransferase, whose translation MPDLEKNMQKNEKDSCSKDEREVPKLPVPPLQQTLHMYLQCMKHLVPEEQFKKTKAIVEKFGIAGGLGESLQQMLEERSEKTINWVFNYWLDDMYLNNRLALPVNSSPAIIFARQHFKDINDQLRFAANLISGVQDYKALLDTHALPTDFSRGQLSGHPLCMKQYYGLFSSYRLPGLTKDTLVAQKSNVMPEPEHIIVACNNQFFVLDVVINFRRLSEGDLFTQLQKIAKMAENEEEMLPPIGLLTTDGRTEWAEARMTLMKDSTNRDSLDMIERCICLVCLDSPSGVELNNTNMAFQMLHGGGYHKNGANRWYDKPMQFVIGRDGLCGTVCEHSPFDGIVMVQCAEYLLRHMKESSKKLVRADSVSELPAPRRLRWKCSPDIQTHLASAAEKLQRAVENLDFIAYKFEHYGKEFIKKQKISPDAYIQVALQLAFYRCHRRLVPTYESASLRRFEEGRVENIRSATSEAFAFVKAMAGDKAAVSLLQFP comes from the exons atgCCTGACCTAgaaaaaaacatgcagaagAACGAGAAAGATTCATGCAGTAAAGATGAAAGA GAAGTGCCAAAACTTCCTGTTCCACCACTGCAACAGACCTTACACATGTACCTACAGTGCATGAAACACTTGGTGCCAGAGGAGCAATTTAAAAAGACCAAGGCCATCGTGGAGAAATTTGGAATTGCAGGAGGCCTGGGGGAATCCTTGCAGCAAATGCTTGAGGAAAGAAGTGAAAAGACAATAAACTGG GTGTTTAACTACTGGCTGGATGACATGTACCTCAACAACCGCCTGGCTCTTCCAGTCAATTCCAGCCCCGCAATTATCTTTGCTCGTCAGCATTTCAAGGACATAAATGACCAGCTGAG GTTTGCTGCCAATCTCATTTCAGGAGTGCAAGACTACAAAGCTTTACTGGACAC CCATGCTTTACCTACTGATTTTTCTCGTGGACAGCTGTCTGGCCATCCTCTCTGCATGAAGCAATACTATGGACTCTTTTCTTCCTATCGTCTTCCAGGACTTACCAAAGATACCCTCGTGGCCCAGAAAAGCAATGTAATGCCAGAACCAGAGCACATCATTGTTGCTTGTAACAATCAG ttttttgttttggatgtTGTCATTAATTTCCGTCGTCTCAGTGAGGGAGATCTTTTCACTCAGTTACAAAAGATAGCAAAAATGGCAGAGAATGAAGAGGAAATGCTGCCTCCAATTGGCCTGCTGACAACAGACGGAAGAACAGAGTGGGCAGAGGCCAGGATGACCCTTATGAAAG ACTCCACCAACCGCGACTCTCTAGACATGATTGAGCGGTGCATATGCCTGGTGTGCCTGGACAGCCCCAGTGGGGTGGAGCTCAACAACACAAACATGGCATTTCAGATGCTGCATGGAGGAGGCTACCATAAAAATGGGGCCAATCGTTGGTATGACAAACCTATGCAG TTTGTGATAGGAAGAGACGGACTCTGCGGGACCGTGTGCGAACATTCCCCTTTCGATGGCATCGTAATGGTGCAGTGTGCTGAATACCTGCTCAGGCACAT GAAAGAAAGTTCCAAGAAATTAGTCCGAGCTGATTCAGTGAGCGAGCTTCCTGCTCCACGGAGACTAAGATGGAAGTGTTCCCCTGATATTCAGACACATTTGgcatcagcagcagaaaaactCCAAAG GGCAGTGGAAAATCTGGATTTTATAGCCTACAAGTTTGAACACTATGGAAAGGAATTCATTAAGAAACAGAAGATTAGCCCAGATGCCTACATTCAAGTAGCACTTCAGCTGGCATTCTACAG GTGCCACAGGAGGCTTGTCCCAACCTATGAAAGCGCTTCCCTGCGCCGATTTGAGGAGGGCCGGGTTGAGAATATTAGGTCTGCTACCTCCGAAGCATTTGCTTTTGTCAAGGCAATGGCAGGTGACAAGGCAGCTGTGTCG CTTCTTCAATTTCCTTAA